The Montipora foliosa isolate CH-2021 chromosome 1, ASM3666993v2, whole genome shotgun sequence genome has a window encoding:
- the LOC138010567 gene encoding uncharacterized protein, with the protein MAAVYDTDFNRAVKFSLAKRGTPDICLKPKQLEALRAVVQQKRDVLALLPTGYGKSVIYQLVPNMCDFLFQGRNYCSIAIIASPLTALMMDQVEKIKKQGQSTAIIQAECLEADNLNDLEINVHGDPVENVLRGRVSILFSHPEVLVSNKKCREILLSDVYQKIVVCVQ; encoded by the coding sequence ATGGCAGCCGTCTACGATACCGATTTCAATAGAGCGGTGAAATTTTCCCTAGCAAAACGCGGAACGCCCGATATATGTTTAAAACCAAAACAGTTGGAGGCGCTAAGAGCCGTTGTGCAGCAAAAGCGAGATGTGTTAGCCCTCCTTCCAACAGGATACGGCAAGTCTGTAATTTATCAGCTTGTACCAAATATGTGCGACTTCTTGTTTCAAGGCAGAAATTATTGCTCGATTGCAATTATTGCGTCGCCATTGACCGCTTTGATGATGGATCAAGTTGAGAAAATAAAGAAGCAAGGACAGTCGACCGCAATTATCCAAGCTGAATGTTTGGAGGCGGATAATTTGAATGATCTAGAGATAAATGTACATGGTGATCCTGTGGAAAATGTGTTACGTGGACGTGTCAGCATATTGTTTTCTCATCCTGAAGTGcttgtcagcaataaaaaatgcaGGGAAATTTTGCTATCGGATGTGTATCAAAAAATCGTAGTCTGTGTTCAGTAG